A portion of the Micromonospora vinacea genome contains these proteins:
- a CDS encoding nucleotidyltransferase domain-containing protein, with protein MPAGVDLTGILAEQPYPLVFATVSGAHLYGFPSTDSDVDLRGAHLLPVEDLIGLAQPTETHTVMTDREGVELDLVTHDLRKFVRLMLRRNGYVLEQLLSPLVVHTTAVHAALVELAPLVLTRHHAHHYRGFAATQRRLFDTTGELKPLLYTFRALLTGVHLMRTGRMLAHLPSLLVAEAAPAYLPELIAAKRSAEHGGLDGLVAGPVLGRDLAELASRLDEAQHDSRLPEQPAGSAQLDDLVVTARLADSAR; from the coding sequence CCTCACGGGCATCCTCGCCGAGCAGCCGTACCCGTTGGTGTTCGCCACCGTCTCCGGCGCCCACCTGTACGGATTCCCGTCCACCGACTCGGACGTCGACCTGCGCGGCGCGCACCTGCTTCCGGTCGAGGACCTGATCGGGCTGGCGCAGCCGACCGAGACCCACACGGTCATGACCGACCGCGAGGGCGTGGAACTGGACCTGGTCACGCACGACCTGCGCAAGTTCGTCCGGCTGATGCTGCGGCGCAACGGCTACGTGCTCGAACAGCTGCTGTCACCCCTGGTGGTGCACACCACCGCTGTGCACGCCGCGTTGGTCGAGCTGGCACCGCTGGTGCTGACCCGGCACCACGCGCACCACTACCGCGGCTTCGCCGCCACCCAACGGCGGCTGTTCGACACGACCGGCGAGCTGAAACCACTGCTCTACACCTTCCGGGCGCTGCTCACCGGCGTCCACCTGATGCGCACCGGTCGGATGCTGGCGCACCTGCCGAGCCTGCTGGTCGCCGAGGCCGCGCCGGCGTACCTTCCGGAGCTGATCGCGGCGAAGCGGTCCGCCGAACACGGCGGGCTCGACGGCCTGGTCGCGGGCCCGGTCCTCGGCCGGGACCTCGCCGAGCTGGCGTCGCGGCTCGACGAGGCGCAGCACGACAGCCGACTGCCGGAGCAACCCGCCGGGTCGGCGCAGCTCGACGATCTGGTGGTGACGGCCCGGTTGGCGGATTCGGCGAGGTGA